A part of Osmerus mordax isolate fOsmMor3 chromosome 10, fOsmMor3.pri, whole genome shotgun sequence genomic DNA contains:
- the unc13d gene encoding protein unc-13 homolog D isoform X3, whose product MATQDGVSTAGDKLLHPPDQTRGSTRNRQGSPGHVRKLGMTRKFKDRRDLKEDENPEEKAKRHKELELKPLYKELLYTIANKLGKPASGEIFTDSHLQSYIREAFCMTESEHRSLMEWVKNTEPPVYCLMATLKEAKDILGKDISGFSDPYCLLTVLEDEKESRARRSRPNPRKAVVQDAATGERVYQTEIKKQTLNPIWNQTFVLEFEDMAGASFHMEMWDKDEEVSLAQKLEEIRTNFHGLRRMLKDATKEKGQDDFLGNVVLRLQELHCSEDAWYDLQPRTETYPDRGQCHLQLKFIHRERDETLSPGRSPYINYCGILQQFVQSHIAKQLGSGTWKGELCGEGQTLLELYATQNDLSPFLQDLAKWVSYSKLYQSLEVDSSVMFQQLTSIEYHWHQQELPYQQKQELGDSLHSFLQYGLCLVAKYRDIFPPTPKATPRLHTLLRILAQICKTKAFQQLNPAQFDLQVEVSDAVQCGTQEWFAIQKGLHQPMTKDLSETVSALSRLIREVQEDISNNKDTWNRVFVSAVQLDAFTVVYQKQDSLLAGEVRETLSLVEDHMDQSLANNLFPIYLSLQVIHKDKAYLQKRGKLLELTNFHEGFREALPYWLNKAFITTQTRVEKAVQVDQLQPLQSGPVPIKHSSSAVDLVACVQPVCQLWEQLSWPDPEEAFMLMVKLTEDVCKIVVTYCSILKERVRKLSENSDHGSAINMLCVVVNDLEHLRSVLTRLPAQLNWDGLRERTRHVIKEVQFHNTLPSQLLHAQGVLNREIRSAVDTLGHRLNTDIEKHVRSMSGRGRLPSKSTEDAVVPLMRYLEKELQYMHENLVQENFNSLLTPLWTNSVKCLHQVATQHENREGLMVFCQRLQYTLQCLEQCFHAEGNGLPLDILHTDDYKVLKAYLTHNSLSSQQLIEKFLERKVWEQNVYCGDKYGAVTLLASYRRSDQRLRVEVLNASNLLPMDSNGSSDPFVELCLQPRHTFPEVEPRRTAIKNCDLNPLFDEAFEFLVSLEQCQSPGASLVVTVLDHDTLRTDDFEGEAFLALKAVPGVGGGAGGDAADATPARIHLKLIHPKPNDDSILRLLESRRGEKDVQVFVKKRRQREKQAQEERAQE is encoded by the exons ATGGCAACCCAGGATGGCGTATCCACAGCGGGGGACAAGCTGCTGCATCCACCTGATCAG ACTCGAGGCTCGACCAGGAACAGACAG ggcTCCCCAGGCCATGTGAGGAAGCTGGGAATGACCAGAAAATTTAAAGACAGGAGG GACTTGAAGGAGGACGAAAACCCGGAAGAAAAGGCAAAAAGACACAAGGAGCTAGAG tTGAAGCCCCTGTATAAAGAGCTCCTATACACTATTGCTAACAAGCTGGGCAAGCCAGCCTCAGGAGAGATCTTCACTGACAGCCATCTTCAAAGTTACATCAGAGAG GCCTTCTGCATGACCGAGTCAGAACACAGGAGTCTGATGGAGTGGGTCAAGAACACAGAG CCTCCTGTTTACTGTCTGATGGCCACGTTGAAGGAGGCCAAAGACATCCTGGGAAAAGACATAAGTG GCTTCAGTGACCCGTACTGCCTGCTGACGGTGctggaggatgagaaggagagcCGAGCGCGTCGCTCCAGACCCAATCCCCGCAAGGCGGTGGTGCAGGATGCCGCCACGGGCGAGAGAGTCTACCAGACGGAAATCAAGAAGCAGACCCTCAACCCCATCTGGAACCAGACCTTcgtact GGAGTTCGAGGACATGGCCGGGGCCAGCTTCCACATGGAGATGTG GGACAAGGATGAGGAAGTTTCCCTTGCTCAGAAACTAGAGGAGATCAGAACCAACTTTCATGGACTGAGGAG GATGCTCAAGGATGCCACGAAGGAGAAGGGCCAGGATGACTTTCTTGGCAACGTTGTGCTCAGGCTACAG GAGCTGCACTGCTCGGAGGACGCCTGGTACGACCTCCAGCCAAGGACGGAGACGTACCCTGACCGAGGCCAGTGTCACCTGCAGCTCAAGTTCATCCACAGAGAG AGAGACGAGACCTTGAGCCCTGGCCGCAGCCCCTACATCAACTACTGTGGCATTCTGCAACAGTTCGTCCAGTCACACATCGCTAAGCAACTG ggcagTGGGACATGGAAGGGGGAGTTATGTGGGGAAGGACAGACTCTGCTAGAGCTCTACGCCACTCAGAATGACCTTTCACCTTTCCTTCAGGACTTGGC AAAGTGGGTATCCTACAGTAAGCTGTACCAGAGTCTGGAAGTGGACTCCTCAGTGATGTTCCAGCAGCTCACCAGCATTGAGTACCACTGGCACCAACAGGAACTACCCTACCAACAG aaacagGAACTAGGAGACTCCCTCCACAGCTTCCTCCAGTACGGCCTCTGTCTGGTGGCCAAGTACCGAGACATCTTCCCCCCGACTCCGAAGGCCACGCCCCGCCTCCACACGCTGCTCAG GATCCTGGCTCAGATCTGTAAGACCAAGGCGTTCCAGCAGCTGAACCCGGCCCAGTTTGACCTGCAGGTGGAGGTCAGCGACGCGGTCCAG TGCGGCACACAGGAGTGGTTTGCCATCCAGAAGGGCTTGCACCAGCCCATGACTAAG gACCTGTCAGAGACTGTGAGCGCCCTCTCCAGGCTGATTAGGGAAGTGCAGGAAGACATCTCAAACAACAAGGACACTTGGAACCGAGTGTTTGTCAG tgcTGTCCAGCTGGATGCCTTTACTGTTGTCTATCAAAAGCAGGACTCTCTG ctAGCTGGAGAGGTGCGGGAGACCTTGTCTCTTGTGGAAGATCACATGGACCAGTCTCTAGCCAACAACCTGTTTCCTATCTACCTGAGCCTGCAGGTCATCCACAAAGACAAGGCCTACCTGCAGAAGAG GGGTAAATTACTGGAGCTGACCAACTTCCATGAAGGGTTCCGTGAGGCCCTTCCCTATTGGTTGAACAAGGCCTTCATCACCACCCAGACCAGGGTGGAGAAAGCTGTCCAGGTGGACCAG ctccagcccctgcaGTCGGGCCCCGTACCGATCAAGCACAGCTCGTCCGCGGTGGACCTGGTGGCGTGTGTCCAGCCCGTCTGCCagctgtgggagcagctgtcctGGCCCGACCCCGAGGAGGCCTTCATGCTCATGGTCAAACTCACCGAG gatgTGTGTAAGATCGTGGTGACCTACTGTAGCATCCTGAAGGAACGGGTCAGGAAGCTGTCTGAGAACTCAGACCACGGCAGTGCCATCAACATG ctgtGTGTAGTGGTCAACGACCTGGAGCACCTGCGCTCGGTCCTCACCCGCCTGCCGGCGCAGCTCAACTGGGATGGGCTTCGCGAGCGCACGCGTCACGTGATCAAGGAGGTCCAGTTTCACAACACGCTGCCGTCGCAGCTGCTGCACGCCCAGGGGGTTCTGAACCGGGAGATCCGCTCCGCCGTGGACACCCTGGGCCACAGGCTCAACACCGACATCGAGAAGCACGTACGCAGCATGTCCGGCAGGGGGAGACTCCCCTCCAAGTCCACCGAAGAT gctgTGGTTCCTCTGATGCGGTACCTGGAGAAGGAGCTTCAGTACATGCATGAGAACCTGGTCCAGGAGAACTTCAACAG CCTGCTAACTCCTCTGTGGACTAACTCAGTGAAGTGCCTACACCAGGTGGCCACCCAGCACGAGAACAGAGAGGGCCTCATGGTCTTCTGTCAGAGGCTGCAGTACACACTCCAG TGTCTAGAACAGTGTTTCCATGCCGAGGGCAACGGGCTGCCTCTGGACATCCTTCACACAGATGACTACAAG GTTCTGAAGGCCTACCTGACGCACAACTCTCTCAGCAGCCAGCAACTCATAGAGAAGTTTCTGGAAAGGAAGGTCTGGGAACAG aacgtGTACTGCGGTGACAAGTACGGAGCCGTCACCCTGCTGGCGTCCTACAGGAGGTCAGACCAGAGGCTGCGTGTGGAGGTCCTCAACGCCAGCAACCTGCTGCCCATGGACTCCAACG GTTCCAGTGACCCGTTCGTGGAGCTGTGTCTGCAGCCGCGTCACACCTTCCCTGAGGTGGAGCCCCGCCGCACCGCCATCAAGAACTGCGACCTCAACCCACTCTTCGACGAGGCCTTCGAGTT cCTGGTGTCCCTGGAGCAGTGTCAGTCCCCCGGAGCGAGCCTCGTGGTGACGGTGTTGGACCACGACACTCTGAGGACGGACGACTTCGAGGGCGAGGCCTTCCTGGCGCTCAAGGCCGtgccgggggtggggggcggggcggggggggacgcGGCGGACGCCACCCCTGCCAGGATCCACCTGAAACTGATCCACCCCAAACCCAACG atgaCAGTATCCTGCGGCTGTTGGagtcaaggagaggagagaaggacgtCCAGGTGTTTGTGAAGAAGCGTCGCCAGCGAGAGAAGCA ggcccaggaggagagggcccaGGAGTGA
- the unc13d gene encoding protein unc-13 homolog D isoform X1 — translation MATQDGVSTAGDKLLHPPDQTRGSTRNRQGSPGHVRKLGMTRKFKDRRDLKEDENPEEKAKRHKELELKPLYKELLYTIANKLGKPASGEIFTDSHLQSYIREAFCMTESEHRSLMEWVKNTEPPVYCLMATLKEAKDILGKDISGFSDPYCLLTVLEDEKESRARRSRPNPRKAVVQDAATGERVYQTEIKKQTLNPIWNQTFVLEFEDMAGASFHMEMWDKDEEVSLAQKLEEIRTNFHGLRRMLKDATKEKGQDDFLGNVVLRLQELHCSEDAWYDLQPRTETYPDRGQCHLQLKFIHRERDETLSPGRSPYINYCGILQQFVQSHIAKQLGSGTWKGELCGEGQTLLELYATQNDLSPFLQDLAKWVSYSKLYQSLEVDSSVMFQQLTSIEYHWHQQELPYQQKQELGDSLHSFLQYGLCLVAKYRDIFPPTPKATPRLHTLLRILAQICKTKAFQQLNPAQFDLQVEVSDAVQCGTQEWFAIQKGLHQPMTKDLSETVSALSRLIREVQEDISNNKDTWNRVFVSAVQLDAFTVVYQKQDSLLAGEVRETLSLVEDHMDQSLANNLFPIYLSLQVIHKDKAYLQKRGKLLELTNFHEGFREALPYWLNKAFITTQTRVEKAVQVDQLQPLQSGPVPIKHSSSAVDLVACVQPVCQLWEQLSWPDPEEAFMLMVKLTEDVCKIVVTYCSILKERVRKLSENSDHGSAINMLCVVVNDLEHLRSVLTRLPAQLNWDGLRERTRHVIKEVQFHNTLPSQLLHAQGVLNREIRSAVDTLGHRLNTDIEKHVRSMSGRGRLPSKSTEDAVVPLMRYLEKELQYMHENLVQENFNSLLTPLWTNSVKCLHQVATQHENREGLMVFCQRLQYTLQCLEQCFHAEGNGLPLDILHTDDYKVLKAYLTHNSLSSQQLIEKFLERKVWEQNVYCGDKYGAVTLLASYRRSDQRLRVEVLNASNLLPMDSNGSSDPFVELCLQPRHTFPEVEPRRTAIKNCDLNPLFDEAFEFLVSLEQCQSPGASLVVTVLDHDTLRTDDFEGEAFLALKAVPGVGGGAGGDAADATPARIHLKLIHPKPNDDSILRLLESRRGEKDVQVFVKKRRQREKQAQEERAQEERAQE, via the exons ATGGCAACCCAGGATGGCGTATCCACAGCGGGGGACAAGCTGCTGCATCCACCTGATCAG ACTCGAGGCTCGACCAGGAACAGACAG ggcTCCCCAGGCCATGTGAGGAAGCTGGGAATGACCAGAAAATTTAAAGACAGGAGG GACTTGAAGGAGGACGAAAACCCGGAAGAAAAGGCAAAAAGACACAAGGAGCTAGAG tTGAAGCCCCTGTATAAAGAGCTCCTATACACTATTGCTAACAAGCTGGGCAAGCCAGCCTCAGGAGAGATCTTCACTGACAGCCATCTTCAAAGTTACATCAGAGAG GCCTTCTGCATGACCGAGTCAGAACACAGGAGTCTGATGGAGTGGGTCAAGAACACAGAG CCTCCTGTTTACTGTCTGATGGCCACGTTGAAGGAGGCCAAAGACATCCTGGGAAAAGACATAAGTG GCTTCAGTGACCCGTACTGCCTGCTGACGGTGctggaggatgagaaggagagcCGAGCGCGTCGCTCCAGACCCAATCCCCGCAAGGCGGTGGTGCAGGATGCCGCCACGGGCGAGAGAGTCTACCAGACGGAAATCAAGAAGCAGACCCTCAACCCCATCTGGAACCAGACCTTcgtact GGAGTTCGAGGACATGGCCGGGGCCAGCTTCCACATGGAGATGTG GGACAAGGATGAGGAAGTTTCCCTTGCTCAGAAACTAGAGGAGATCAGAACCAACTTTCATGGACTGAGGAG GATGCTCAAGGATGCCACGAAGGAGAAGGGCCAGGATGACTTTCTTGGCAACGTTGTGCTCAGGCTACAG GAGCTGCACTGCTCGGAGGACGCCTGGTACGACCTCCAGCCAAGGACGGAGACGTACCCTGACCGAGGCCAGTGTCACCTGCAGCTCAAGTTCATCCACAGAGAG AGAGACGAGACCTTGAGCCCTGGCCGCAGCCCCTACATCAACTACTGTGGCATTCTGCAACAGTTCGTCCAGTCACACATCGCTAAGCAACTG ggcagTGGGACATGGAAGGGGGAGTTATGTGGGGAAGGACAGACTCTGCTAGAGCTCTACGCCACTCAGAATGACCTTTCACCTTTCCTTCAGGACTTGGC AAAGTGGGTATCCTACAGTAAGCTGTACCAGAGTCTGGAAGTGGACTCCTCAGTGATGTTCCAGCAGCTCACCAGCATTGAGTACCACTGGCACCAACAGGAACTACCCTACCAACAG aaacagGAACTAGGAGACTCCCTCCACAGCTTCCTCCAGTACGGCCTCTGTCTGGTGGCCAAGTACCGAGACATCTTCCCCCCGACTCCGAAGGCCACGCCCCGCCTCCACACGCTGCTCAG GATCCTGGCTCAGATCTGTAAGACCAAGGCGTTCCAGCAGCTGAACCCGGCCCAGTTTGACCTGCAGGTGGAGGTCAGCGACGCGGTCCAG TGCGGCACACAGGAGTGGTTTGCCATCCAGAAGGGCTTGCACCAGCCCATGACTAAG gACCTGTCAGAGACTGTGAGCGCCCTCTCCAGGCTGATTAGGGAAGTGCAGGAAGACATCTCAAACAACAAGGACACTTGGAACCGAGTGTTTGTCAG tgcTGTCCAGCTGGATGCCTTTACTGTTGTCTATCAAAAGCAGGACTCTCTG ctAGCTGGAGAGGTGCGGGAGACCTTGTCTCTTGTGGAAGATCACATGGACCAGTCTCTAGCCAACAACCTGTTTCCTATCTACCTGAGCCTGCAGGTCATCCACAAAGACAAGGCCTACCTGCAGAAGAG GGGTAAATTACTGGAGCTGACCAACTTCCATGAAGGGTTCCGTGAGGCCCTTCCCTATTGGTTGAACAAGGCCTTCATCACCACCCAGACCAGGGTGGAGAAAGCTGTCCAGGTGGACCAG ctccagcccctgcaGTCGGGCCCCGTACCGATCAAGCACAGCTCGTCCGCGGTGGACCTGGTGGCGTGTGTCCAGCCCGTCTGCCagctgtgggagcagctgtcctGGCCCGACCCCGAGGAGGCCTTCATGCTCATGGTCAAACTCACCGAG gatgTGTGTAAGATCGTGGTGACCTACTGTAGCATCCTGAAGGAACGGGTCAGGAAGCTGTCTGAGAACTCAGACCACGGCAGTGCCATCAACATG ctgtGTGTAGTGGTCAACGACCTGGAGCACCTGCGCTCGGTCCTCACCCGCCTGCCGGCGCAGCTCAACTGGGATGGGCTTCGCGAGCGCACGCGTCACGTGATCAAGGAGGTCCAGTTTCACAACACGCTGCCGTCGCAGCTGCTGCACGCCCAGGGGGTTCTGAACCGGGAGATCCGCTCCGCCGTGGACACCCTGGGCCACAGGCTCAACACCGACATCGAGAAGCACGTACGCAGCATGTCCGGCAGGGGGAGACTCCCCTCCAAGTCCACCGAAGAT gctgTGGTTCCTCTGATGCGGTACCTGGAGAAGGAGCTTCAGTACATGCATGAGAACCTGGTCCAGGAGAACTTCAACAG CCTGCTAACTCCTCTGTGGACTAACTCAGTGAAGTGCCTACACCAGGTGGCCACCCAGCACGAGAACAGAGAGGGCCTCATGGTCTTCTGTCAGAGGCTGCAGTACACACTCCAG TGTCTAGAACAGTGTTTCCATGCCGAGGGCAACGGGCTGCCTCTGGACATCCTTCACACAGATGACTACAAG GTTCTGAAGGCCTACCTGACGCACAACTCTCTCAGCAGCCAGCAACTCATAGAGAAGTTTCTGGAAAGGAAGGTCTGGGAACAG aacgtGTACTGCGGTGACAAGTACGGAGCCGTCACCCTGCTGGCGTCCTACAGGAGGTCAGACCAGAGGCTGCGTGTGGAGGTCCTCAACGCCAGCAACCTGCTGCCCATGGACTCCAACG GTTCCAGTGACCCGTTCGTGGAGCTGTGTCTGCAGCCGCGTCACACCTTCCCTGAGGTGGAGCCCCGCCGCACCGCCATCAAGAACTGCGACCTCAACCCACTCTTCGACGAGGCCTTCGAGTT cCTGGTGTCCCTGGAGCAGTGTCAGTCCCCCGGAGCGAGCCTCGTGGTGACGGTGTTGGACCACGACACTCTGAGGACGGACGACTTCGAGGGCGAGGCCTTCCTGGCGCTCAAGGCCGtgccgggggtggggggcggggcggggggggacgcGGCGGACGCCACCCCTGCCAGGATCCACCTGAAACTGATCCACCCCAAACCCAACG atgaCAGTATCCTGCGGCTGTTGGagtcaaggagaggagagaaggacgtCCAGGTGTTTGTGAAGAAGCGTCGCCAGCGAGAGAAGCA ggcccaggaggagagggcccaggaggagagggcccaGGAGTGA
- the unc13d gene encoding protein unc-13 homolog D isoform X2, with product MATQDGVSTAGDKLLHPPDQTRGSTRNRQGSPGHVRKLGMTRKFKDRRDLKEDENPEEKAKRHKELELKPLYKELLYTIANKLGKPASGEIFTDSHLQSYIREAFCMTESEHRSLMEWVKNTEPPVYCLMATLKEAKDILGKDISGFSDPYCLLTVLEDEKESRARRSRPNPRKAVVQDAATGERVYQTEIKKQTLNPIWNQTFVLEFEDMAGASFHMEMWDKDEEVSLAQKLEEIRTNFHGLRRMLKDATKEKGQDDFLGNVVLRLQELHCSEDAWYDLQPRTETYPDRGQCHLQLKFIHRERDETLSPGRSPYINYCGILQQFVQSHIAKQLGSGTWKGELCGEGQTLLELYATQNDLSPFLQDLAKWVSYSKLYQSLEVDSSVMFQQLTSIEYHWHQQELPYQQKQELGDSLHSFLQYGLCLVAKYRDIFPPTPKATPRLHTLLRILAQICKTKAFQQLNPAQFDLQVEVSDAVQCGTQEWFAIQKGLHQPMTKDLSETVSALSRLIREVQEDISNNKDTWNRVFVSAVQLDAFTVVYQKQDSLLAGEVRETLSLVEDHMDQSLANNLFPIYLSLQVIHKDKAYLQKRGKLLELTNFHEGFREALPYWLNKAFITTQTRVEKAVQVDQLQPLQSGPVPIKHSSSAVDLVACVQPVCQLWEQLSWPDPEEAFMLMVKLTEDVCKIVVTYCSILKERVRKLSENSDHGSAINMLCVVVNDLEHLRSVLTRLPAQLNWDGLRERTRHVIKEVQFHNTLPSQLLHAQGVLNREIRSAVDTLGHRLNTDIEKHVRSMSGRGRLPSKSTEDAVVPLMRYLEKELQYMHENLVQENFNSLLTPLWTNSVKCLHQVATQHENREGLMVFCQRLQYTLQCLEQCFHAEGNGLPLDILHTDDYKVLKAYLTHNSLSSQQLIEKFLERKVWEQNVYCGDKYGAVTLLASYRRSDQRLRVEVLNASNLLPMDSNGSSDPFVELCLQPRHTFPEVEPRRTAIKNCDLNPLFDEAFEFLVSLEQCQSPGASLVVTVLDHDTLRTDDFEGEAFLALKAVPGVGGGAGGDAADATPARIHLKLIHPKPNDDSILRLLESRRGEKDVQVFVKKRRQREKQSQEERASE from the exons ATGGCAACCCAGGATGGCGTATCCACAGCGGGGGACAAGCTGCTGCATCCACCTGATCAG ACTCGAGGCTCGACCAGGAACAGACAG ggcTCCCCAGGCCATGTGAGGAAGCTGGGAATGACCAGAAAATTTAAAGACAGGAGG GACTTGAAGGAGGACGAAAACCCGGAAGAAAAGGCAAAAAGACACAAGGAGCTAGAG tTGAAGCCCCTGTATAAAGAGCTCCTATACACTATTGCTAACAAGCTGGGCAAGCCAGCCTCAGGAGAGATCTTCACTGACAGCCATCTTCAAAGTTACATCAGAGAG GCCTTCTGCATGACCGAGTCAGAACACAGGAGTCTGATGGAGTGGGTCAAGAACACAGAG CCTCCTGTTTACTGTCTGATGGCCACGTTGAAGGAGGCCAAAGACATCCTGGGAAAAGACATAAGTG GCTTCAGTGACCCGTACTGCCTGCTGACGGTGctggaggatgagaaggagagcCGAGCGCGTCGCTCCAGACCCAATCCCCGCAAGGCGGTGGTGCAGGATGCCGCCACGGGCGAGAGAGTCTACCAGACGGAAATCAAGAAGCAGACCCTCAACCCCATCTGGAACCAGACCTTcgtact GGAGTTCGAGGACATGGCCGGGGCCAGCTTCCACATGGAGATGTG GGACAAGGATGAGGAAGTTTCCCTTGCTCAGAAACTAGAGGAGATCAGAACCAACTTTCATGGACTGAGGAG GATGCTCAAGGATGCCACGAAGGAGAAGGGCCAGGATGACTTTCTTGGCAACGTTGTGCTCAGGCTACAG GAGCTGCACTGCTCGGAGGACGCCTGGTACGACCTCCAGCCAAGGACGGAGACGTACCCTGACCGAGGCCAGTGTCACCTGCAGCTCAAGTTCATCCACAGAGAG AGAGACGAGACCTTGAGCCCTGGCCGCAGCCCCTACATCAACTACTGTGGCATTCTGCAACAGTTCGTCCAGTCACACATCGCTAAGCAACTG ggcagTGGGACATGGAAGGGGGAGTTATGTGGGGAAGGACAGACTCTGCTAGAGCTCTACGCCACTCAGAATGACCTTTCACCTTTCCTTCAGGACTTGGC AAAGTGGGTATCCTACAGTAAGCTGTACCAGAGTCTGGAAGTGGACTCCTCAGTGATGTTCCAGCAGCTCACCAGCATTGAGTACCACTGGCACCAACAGGAACTACCCTACCAACAG aaacagGAACTAGGAGACTCCCTCCACAGCTTCCTCCAGTACGGCCTCTGTCTGGTGGCCAAGTACCGAGACATCTTCCCCCCGACTCCGAAGGCCACGCCCCGCCTCCACACGCTGCTCAG GATCCTGGCTCAGATCTGTAAGACCAAGGCGTTCCAGCAGCTGAACCCGGCCCAGTTTGACCTGCAGGTGGAGGTCAGCGACGCGGTCCAG TGCGGCACACAGGAGTGGTTTGCCATCCAGAAGGGCTTGCACCAGCCCATGACTAAG gACCTGTCAGAGACTGTGAGCGCCCTCTCCAGGCTGATTAGGGAAGTGCAGGAAGACATCTCAAACAACAAGGACACTTGGAACCGAGTGTTTGTCAG tgcTGTCCAGCTGGATGCCTTTACTGTTGTCTATCAAAAGCAGGACTCTCTG ctAGCTGGAGAGGTGCGGGAGACCTTGTCTCTTGTGGAAGATCACATGGACCAGTCTCTAGCCAACAACCTGTTTCCTATCTACCTGAGCCTGCAGGTCATCCACAAAGACAAGGCCTACCTGCAGAAGAG GGGTAAATTACTGGAGCTGACCAACTTCCATGAAGGGTTCCGTGAGGCCCTTCCCTATTGGTTGAACAAGGCCTTCATCACCACCCAGACCAGGGTGGAGAAAGCTGTCCAGGTGGACCAG ctccagcccctgcaGTCGGGCCCCGTACCGATCAAGCACAGCTCGTCCGCGGTGGACCTGGTGGCGTGTGTCCAGCCCGTCTGCCagctgtgggagcagctgtcctGGCCCGACCCCGAGGAGGCCTTCATGCTCATGGTCAAACTCACCGAG gatgTGTGTAAGATCGTGGTGACCTACTGTAGCATCCTGAAGGAACGGGTCAGGAAGCTGTCTGAGAACTCAGACCACGGCAGTGCCATCAACATG ctgtGTGTAGTGGTCAACGACCTGGAGCACCTGCGCTCGGTCCTCACCCGCCTGCCGGCGCAGCTCAACTGGGATGGGCTTCGCGAGCGCACGCGTCACGTGATCAAGGAGGTCCAGTTTCACAACACGCTGCCGTCGCAGCTGCTGCACGCCCAGGGGGTTCTGAACCGGGAGATCCGCTCCGCCGTGGACACCCTGGGCCACAGGCTCAACACCGACATCGAGAAGCACGTACGCAGCATGTCCGGCAGGGGGAGACTCCCCTCCAAGTCCACCGAAGAT gctgTGGTTCCTCTGATGCGGTACCTGGAGAAGGAGCTTCAGTACATGCATGAGAACCTGGTCCAGGAGAACTTCAACAG CCTGCTAACTCCTCTGTGGACTAACTCAGTGAAGTGCCTACACCAGGTGGCCACCCAGCACGAGAACAGAGAGGGCCTCATGGTCTTCTGTCAGAGGCTGCAGTACACACTCCAG TGTCTAGAACAGTGTTTCCATGCCGAGGGCAACGGGCTGCCTCTGGACATCCTTCACACAGATGACTACAAG GTTCTGAAGGCCTACCTGACGCACAACTCTCTCAGCAGCCAGCAACTCATAGAGAAGTTTCTGGAAAGGAAGGTCTGGGAACAG aacgtGTACTGCGGTGACAAGTACGGAGCCGTCACCCTGCTGGCGTCCTACAGGAGGTCAGACCAGAGGCTGCGTGTGGAGGTCCTCAACGCCAGCAACCTGCTGCCCATGGACTCCAACG GTTCCAGTGACCCGTTCGTGGAGCTGTGTCTGCAGCCGCGTCACACCTTCCCTGAGGTGGAGCCCCGCCGCACCGCCATCAAGAACTGCGACCTCAACCCACTCTTCGACGAGGCCTTCGAGTT cCTGGTGTCCCTGGAGCAGTGTCAGTCCCCCGGAGCGAGCCTCGTGGTGACGGTGTTGGACCACGACACTCTGAGGACGGACGACTTCGAGGGCGAGGCCTTCCTGGCGCTCAAGGCCGtgccgggggtggggggcggggcggggggggacgcGGCGGACGCCACCCCTGCCAGGATCCACCTGAAACTGATCCACCCCAAACCCAACG atgaCAGTATCCTGCGGCTGTTGGagtcaaggagaggagagaaggacgtCCAGGTGTTTGTGAAGAAGCGTCGCCAGCGAGAGAAGCAGTCTCAGGAGGAGAGGGCCTCGGAGTGA
- the wbp2 gene encoding WW domain-binding protein 2, which translates to MALNKNNSESGGVIINNSESVLMSFENVELVFCEADSLPEAFRKNKKGSIYLTPYRVIFLTKGRDALQSFMMPFYLMKGCEVKQPVLGANYIKGIISAEPGGGWEGCSSFKLVFAAGGAIEFGQYMLQVAAQASRGQPVAGGFGGCPYMANGAYAYPPPPTNGMYPAGPPPGYSYPNPPPAGAFYPSPPAFEGPAAYMPPPPYSAPLGQQAPLQPDLPSTPAAEAKAAEAAASASCATLPPTHVYLPQDKPPPYSPPEDKKTQ; encoded by the exons ATGGCTTTGAATAAGAACAACTCTGAATCCGGAGGTGTCATCATCAACAACAGTGAAAG tgttTTGATGAGCTTTGAGAATGTGGAGCTGGTCTTCTGTGAAGCAGACTCCCTGCCTGAAGCCTTCAGGAAGAACAAGAAGGGAAGCATATATCTGACTCCCTACAGG gTGATCTTCCTGACCAAGGGTCGCGACGCTCTACAGTCCTTCATGATGCCCTTCTACCTGATGAAGGGATGTGAGGTCAAACAGCCAGTACTGGGGGCCAACTACATCAAAGGCATCATCAGCGCCGAGCCCGGAG gaggctgggagggctgTTCCTCCTTCAAGCTGGTCTTTGCGGCGGGAGGCGCCATCGAGTTTGGACAGTACATGCTCCAGGTCGCAGCGCAAG CCTCCAGAGGGCAGCCGGTGGCTGGGGGCTTCGGGGGCTGCCCCTACATGGCTAACGGGGCCTAcgcctacccccctccccctaccaaCGGGATGTACCCAGCTGGGCCTCCCCCGGGGTACTCctaccccaacccccctcctgcaG GTGCATtctaccccagccccccagcgtTTGAAGGCCCCGCTGCCTacatgccccctcccccctactctGCCCCCCTGGGACAGCAGGCCCCCCTGCAGCCAGACCTGCCCTCCACACCCGCAG cTGAGGCCAaagcagcagaggcagcagccaGTGCTAGCTGTGCCACGCTTCCCCCAACCCATGTCTACCTACCACAG GACAAgccccctccctactctcctcccGAGGACAAGAAGACCCAGTAG